The DNA window TCCAGCGTCGCAAGATTCGTCGGCCACGCGCCACGACCGCGGGCAGTCCCTGAAGCGATAAGCCCTTCGCTGCCGTCAGGATCAGGCCTTGCCCTGTATCCCGTGATCAATCGCGGCCGTGATTTGGTCCCAGCCGGCCAGGGTGATTTCCGCGACAGACGCGAGTTCGGCGCGTTCCGCTCCGTCACGGGCGCGGATCGCCATGCCACTTTGTAGGGTCAGCACGAACCTCGCCAGCTTGAGCCCGGGCTCGGTACCGGACCCATTTTTCTTGCGGTCACACCACGAAATCGAACCTTCCGAACCGACCGTCGCCGGTTTCCTTCATGTCGAGAAGCAGCGTCTCGTCAAAGAGACGATCTCTGGAATTTCCGGGCTCTCCGGGAAAATAGAGTTGGGTGGTGAGGACACGACCGCCGGGACGCTGGACCTTGAAATGGAAATGACGCGTTCGGCCGGGATAAAGCGCGGGCACGATCGTATTGAACCACCAACGCCCCTGCGCGTCGGTGAACTGGTGTCCGCGCAGGCGGAAGCCGACGTTGTCATAGTCCCCGTTTTCGTCCGCATGCCAGATTTCGACGAGGCTGCCGGCGAGTGGCCGGCAGTGATTGTCGAAGACGAACCCCGCGACGGTGATCCGCTCGCCACCGGGCGCGTCGGGATAGAGATCGCGTTCGAACGGCGAGTTCGGCCGGAAGAAGGGGCCGGCCTCACTTTCGAGGGTGAGGTCGTCCCCATCGTCGCAGGAGAGTGTCAGCGGCAAATCGGGTGCGGCTTGCGCGAACGCCCTCATCCTGGCGGCATCGATGAGAGGCAGCGTCAAAAAGGCCGTCAGGAGCGAGCGTCGGGTGGAGAACAAGGTCGGTCTCCCGGTCCTGAATTGATGATCGCGCGGCGCAGTCGGTTAACGCAACCGCTGTGCCGCATTTGCCTGCGCCTGCCTGATGAGGCTGGAATATATCCCGGTTCCCGCGGTTCCCAGCGTTCTGAGAAAACCGCGGCGATTGATCTTTGACTGATCCATGAGAGGTTTCCTGTTCGAATATTCTTGAACTCAAAACTGCCAGTTCGCGGGAACCCAGGCGTAGCCGCCATCGGTCTTCAGCATCCGGCCGAGGCCGGGGAAGGGGAAGTGGAAACCGAGTACCGGGATGCGGTCGGTTGCCGCCCTGTCGAAGATGCGCCGGCGGGAGGCGAGCGCGGTTTCCTTGTCGCGGTCGGGACCCGGAAGCCAGGGATTGTCGACGTTGACGACCGGGTGGTAGGCAAGATCCGCTGTCAGCAGCAGCTGATCGTTTCCGGAGTGGACGAGGAAGGTCGCCATGCCCGGCGTGTGGCCGGCGGCGGCGAGCGTCGTGAAGCCCGGCACGATCTCGGCGCCGGCTTCGTAAAGCTCGACATCGTTCATGACCGGTTCGAGGCTGTTCTTGATGTTCGCCGCGAAACGCAGGCGGAACTCCTCGGGCACCGGCATGTAGGAGAGATCCGGATCGGTGCGGACGAAGAAATCCCAGTCCGCCTTCGGCACGAAGACCGTGGCGCGGGGGAAGGCCTTGCCGCCATCCGCGGTTCTGAGATTGCCGACATGGTCCGGATGGGTGTGCGAGATGACGATCGTGTCGATGTCCGCCGCGCTCAGGCCGATCGCCGCGAGGTTGTCGAAGATCCGGCCGCCATTCGGCCCCATCGTCTTGCCCGCGCCGGCCTCGATCAGAATCCGGCGGCCACCGGTTTCGATCAGAAGCGTATTCAGGTTGAGCGTCAGGTGGTCGGTGGGAAGGAATGCTTGCCGCAGCACCTCTTCAAGCTCCACCTCCGGCGCGTCGCTCGCATAGATACGCGGCGGGCCGCCGATAACGCCGTCGCTCAGGACGGTCGCGCTGATCTCGCCGACCCGAAAGCGGTAGTGACCGGAGTTGCCGCTCAGTGAGGGTGCAGCCTGGGCATTCGCGCTGCTGGAGCCGACCAAAGCCGGGACGAAAATGCTCGATGCACCTGCCACAGCGGACAGCATGATAGCGCGTCGATTGAGAGTGAAGGCATTCATCGGACTTCCCTTCTTCGTTGGGCGCACTCCCGCTTCTCTCATTGGTGCGGGGCCGGAAATGACCGGCGAAAGGAAGCGGGCAGGGCGCGATCGGCAACGTTGCACCGACCATGACATGGGACAATTGATCCGATAAGATACGCAGTTATGACCAGCTTGATTAGCGCTACTTCCCAATGAATCCTGTTCGCCTCGACAGCTTCGATGTGTTCGTCTCTATCGTCCGCTGCGGCGGCTTCCGCGCGGCGGCGCTCGAGCGCGGCGTGTCTTCATCGGCCCTGAGCCAGACGATGAATGCGCTCGAAGAGACCCTCGGCATCCGGCTCCTCAATCGCACGACGAGAAGCGTGTCTCCCACGGAAGCCGGGAAACGCCTCCTGGAACGGCTCGCGCCCGCATTGAGTGACATCAGGCTGGCGATCGCGGAAGTCGACGAGTTGAGGGACACACCGTCCGGGACGCTCCGGATCAATGCGCCAGCGCCGGCGGTCGATCATTTTCTCTGCCCGCTGGCGTTCGACTTCATGGATGCCTATCGCGAGGTGAACATTGAAATCTTCAGCGACGCGGCGGTGATCGACATCGTGGAACAGGGCTTCGATGCCGGCGTCAGATTCGGCAAGCAACTGGCGCAGGACATGATCGCGCTCCCGCTTGGCCCCGCGCTTCGCTATGCGATCGTGGCTTCACCGGACTACATCGAAAAGCACGGTGAGCCGCAGGTGCCGCACGATCTCGTCGGTCATGATTGCATCAAGCGCCGATTTCCGGGTGGCACTTTGGTCACCTGGCGGTTTGCCGACGGAGAGGACGAGATAGAGGTCACGCCCACGGGCCGCCTGATGGTCAGTTCGGCGCACAACGAGCTGCAGGCGGCGCTGGCCGGCAGAGGGATCGCCCATGTTTTCGACGACTATGCCAAACCCCATATCCTGAATGGCAGGCTCGTTGAGCTCCTCCCCGATTGGAGCCCGACATTGCCGCACTGGTTCCTGTACTATCCGAGCCGCCGCCTCCCGAGCGCGACCATGCGTGCATTTCTCGATTTCGTTCGGAGCTACGACTGGCAGGCCCGAGCGGCAGACCGGCAACTCAGGGCCCTGCCGTAGCCGGTTGCAACCGTCTCAAACACAGCGGCGCAGGGGCGAGAGCGCGTCCAAACCGTCCACTTTTCATGCCTCATTTGACGCGCTGCCATTCGATCCTGATTTCGGTCCCTTCCGGTCGCCGAAAATGCTCGGTCATGCGGTCGCCGTCGACGACCAGCGTCAGGTCATCACGGGTCCGGACACTGCCAACCCAGTTTGGAAAGGTCGCGCCTTCGACCCGGTTGCCGCTGAATTCGCCCGTCTCATCGACGGTGTAGGTGCCGAAGAAGCCGATGTTGCGAGAGACGGCCATGCGGTTTTCCTCGTCCGTCCCTTCGCCGCGGGCATCGGAGGCAAAGCGCGGGGTATCGGCATCGGTGATCACTGCCGAAAAGTGCATGTCCGGCGTGAAGACGAGCAGGCCATTGGGGTTCTGACCATAGGCCGGGATATCTTGCCCACCCGGATCGATGGTCGCCGACACCAGTTTCCAGGTGCCCAATACCTGATTTTCGGCGGCGGTCTGCGCAAAGGCATACGAAGACGCGATGCTGAGAGCGATCGCCAATAACGTTGGTCGAATGGACATGTCTGTCCTCTCTTTATGTCTGTGTTTCCAGGCCGCTGAGGTGGGTCACGGATCCTGCCGGTCGGCGGAATCGGCCACGCTCCGCTGCGCCTCAAGAGCTGCCAGGCGCGCGGAAATCGCCTGTGAGATCGAGGCATAGGCCGTGCTGCCCAGCGCCAGCCGCAATGGCGGTGCGGCGCTCTCGGCGGCCGCGATCATTGCAGCCACGGTCCGCGCCGCGTCGCCCTTGATCTCGAAACGTCCGTCGCTGATCGCGCGGCGAACGGCGCCGGCAGGGGTTTCCTCGTAGGCAGCCGAGGGTTCTGCACGGTCGAGGTTGGCGCCGAAATTCGTGCCCGTCGGTCCCGGCTCGGCAATGATGAAGTCGATGCCGAAAGGGGCCACTTCCTGTGCGACGGATTCGACGAAACCCTCGATGCCCCATTTGGTCGCGTGATAGAGGCTGAAGCCCGGATAGGCGATTTGCCCGCCTTCGGAGGAAACCTGAACGATCCGTCCGCCGCCTTGCTTTCGGAGAAGGGGCAGCGCGGCACGGATCAGATGGATGGAGCCGGCAAGATTGGTGGCGATCTGCCGGTCGATCTGCGCCTTCGTGAGCTCTTCTGCAGCCCCGAACAGGCCATAGCCCGCATTGCTGACGATCACGTCTATCCGTTCATGTCGCCCAAAAGCACTCTCGATGGCGGAGGCAATGCTGTCCGATTCAACAAGATCGAGTTGGACAACATCCAGGTGGGCGGAGTGATCCTGCCTGAGCTGTGCCAGGGCTTCGGGGCGGCGGGCTGTTGCTACCACCGTGTGACCTTCGGCGAGCAGCTGTTGCGCCATCTCAAGGCCGAGGCCCGAAGTGGCGCCGGTAATGAACCATGTCTTTGGCATGTGAACTCCTCGTTCGTGTACCTCCCGATGTAGATCGCCGATATTGGTGATATAAGATCGTCAATATGGGATAAGGTGGTGAAGAGTGATCACGAATGATGCGTCCGAGTCTGAACGATCTGGCTGCTTTCGCAGCGGTGGCCAACCATCGGAGTTTCCGCCGGGCTGCCGATGTCATGGGCGTTTCGCGCTCCGCGCTCAGCCACGCGATCATCGGCCTGGAGGGAAAACTGGGCGTGCGGCTGTTCAACCGGACGACGCGCAGCGTGTCGCTGACCGATGCCGGCGCGCGCCTGCTCGCACGCCTCGACCCGGTTCTGCAGGATCTTGACCAGGCGCTCGATACCCTCTCGGAAGAACGCGGGACCCCCAGCGGCACGCTGCGGATCAACGCGAACAAGGGCGGCGCCCGCATCCTGCTCACAGACCTCGTGCCGCGATTTCTCGATCTCTATCCCGATGTCGAGCTCGATCTGGTGTCAGAGGGGCGGCTCGTCGATATCGTGGAACAGGGTTTCGATGCCGGAGTGCGCCTGCTGGAGGCTGTCCCGCGAGA is part of the Hartmannibacter diazotrophicus genome and encodes:
- a CDS encoding MBL fold metallo-hydrolase; translation: MNAFTLNRRAIMLSAVAGASSIFVPALVGSSSANAQAAPSLSGNSGHYRFRVGEISATVLSDGVIGGPPRIYASDAPEVELEEVLRQAFLPTDHLTLNLNTLLIETGGRRILIEAGAGKTMGPNGGRIFDNLAAIGLSAADIDTIVISHTHPDHVGNLRTADGGKAFPRATVFVPKADWDFFVRTDPDLSYMPVPEEFRLRFAANIKNSLEPVMNDVELYEAGAEIVPGFTTLAAAGHTPGMATFLVHSGNDQLLLTADLAYHPVVNVDNPWLPGPDRDKETALASRRRIFDRAATDRIPVLGFHFPFPGLGRMLKTDGGYAWVPANWQF
- a CDS encoding LysR family transcriptional regulator; its protein translation is MNPVRLDSFDVFVSIVRCGGFRAAALERGVSSSALSQTMNALEETLGIRLLNRTTRSVSPTEAGKRLLERLAPALSDIRLAIAEVDELRDTPSGTLRINAPAPAVDHFLCPLAFDFMDAYREVNIEIFSDAAVIDIVEQGFDAGVRFGKQLAQDMIALPLGPALRYAIVASPDYIEKHGEPQVPHDLVGHDCIKRRFPGGTLVTWRFADGEDEIEVTPTGRLMVSSAHNELQAALAGRGIAHVFDDYAKPHILNGRLVELLPDWSPTLPHWFLYYPSRRLPSATMRAFLDFVRSYDWQARAADRQLRALP
- a CDS encoding LysR family transcriptional regulator gives rise to the protein MMRPSLNDLAAFAAVANHRSFRRAADVMGVSRSALSHAIIGLEGKLGVRLFNRTTRSVSLTDAGARLLARLDPVLQDLDQALDTLSEERGTPSGTLRINANKGGARILLTDLVPRFLDLYPDVELDLVSEGRLVDIVEQGFDAGVRLLEAVPRDMVAVKFGGDVRFIAVAAPSYLESHTTPKTPDDLHAHRCIRQRLPSGKRYRWEFAKRGSEIAVDVPGNLTLDDNDLIVQAATAGRGIAYVPEHFVQPFLKSGQLVTVLDDWCPPAPGLALYYPRSRHVPSPLRAFIDLLKQLDRAR
- a CDS encoding intradiol ring-cleavage dioxygenase; protein product: MFSTRRSLLTAFLTLPLIDAARMRAFAQAAPDLPLTLSCDDGDDLTLESEAGPFFRPNSPFERDLYPDAPGGERITVAGFVFDNHCRPLAGSLVEIWHADENGDYDNVGFRLRGHQFTDAQGRWWFNTIVPALYPGRTRHFHFKVQRPGGRVLTTQLYFPGEPGNSRDRLFDETLLLDMKETGDGRFGRFDFVV
- a CDS encoding SDR family oxidoreductase: MPKTWFITGATSGLGLEMAQQLLAEGHTVVATARRPEALAQLRQDHSAHLDVVQLDLVESDSIASAIESAFGRHERIDVIVSNAGYGLFGAAEELTKAQIDRQIATNLAGSIHLIRAALPLLRKQGGGRIVQVSSEGGQIAYPGFSLYHATKWGIEGFVESVAQEVAPFGIDFIIAEPGPTGTNFGANLDRAEPSAAYEETPAGAVRRAISDGRFEIKGDAARTVAAMIAAAESAAPPLRLALGSTAYASISQAISARLAALEAQRSVADSADRQDP
- a CDS encoding lipocalin-like domain-containing protein, which codes for MSIRPTLLAIALSIASSYAFAQTAAENQVLGTWKLVSATIDPGGQDIPAYGQNPNGLLVFTPDMHFSAVITDADTPRFASDARGEGTDEENRMAVSRNIGFFGTYTVDETGEFSGNRVEGATFPNWVGSVRTRDDLTLVVDGDRMTEHFRRPEGTEIRIEWQRVK